The sequence GTACTCAATAGTGAACAAGCCAGTAAATGTGTACTCCAGAAACTTAAGCTCTTTAGACCATTGCGCACTGACAGAAGGGATGGAATCCAGTACCAAAACGAGGAGAGAGCAGATGATTGCAATGATAAGGGTGATATCAAAGGCTTTTCCCGCCCGGGTATGAGTACCGAAAATAGTGACGTAGAGAGTATTTTTAAGAGAGTTTTCAGACATAAAAAAGCGATCCATACTTGAATCGCTCCATCATACAACCTTAAATAAAATCAGGCTAATCCTGGAAAAAGATTCCGTACGCCATTGGCAATAAATTCAATGCCAAGTGCGCCAAGAATGAGTCCCATAATACGTGTGATTACGTTGATTCCAGTTTGCCCTAAAAAGCGGACAATCAGCGGGGCTGAACGAAACAGTAGCCAGGAACAAAGACAAAATAACCCGACAGTTATTGCGATGCCCACGGTTTCGAGAACACTTGGGTAGCGCGCACCGTAAACGATAGTCGAGCTAATGGCACCAGGGCCCGCCATCAAGGGCATAGCAAGTGGCACAACACCTATCTGCTCTCGGCTGACGTATTCAGACTTTTCTTGTTTGTTCTGCTTATCCTCACCTAATTTACCACTCATCATTGAAAACGCGATACTCAATAAAAGTAGTCCACCAGCAACGCGGAACGAGTCCAGCGAAATGCTGAACATATCCAGAAGAAGCTGACCAGCAAGTAGTGACACGATAAGAATGATAGCGACCGCCACATTGGCTGTCGTCGCTGTTTTATGTTTCTCTTCCAGCGTCATATGGCCAGTTAGCGAGACAAAAACAGGCATGATGCCTACAGGGTTTACAGCGGCGACTAAGCCGAGAAAAAACTGTAAGAAGACGGCGACTTCTAAAGTTTGCATGTAAGTGTATACCCACCGAGTTAAAGGGAAAGTCAGATATAGGCGAAATATAGTCTAAAATTCTGTGACCAACGAATGAAAAAAACTAACGTGTAAGCTACCTCATTGCTGAGAAAAACTAATTTTTTAAAGGAACGTAAACGAATTTGAGACAGTTTGTTAGGCATACTACAGAGGTGCTTGTAACCAGATTTACATAAACGATAATAATTCTACATTTTTGATAAAACTTGATTCGGTTATGGCGAAAATTATCCACCCAGATATACTACCAGTGGCACATAAATTCTGGATTACATGTAAGTTGTCGCTCAAAAAATGAAAAATTTTTACAGAATTTTGTTCATTTCAAGCTTTATGAGCTTAGTTGTTGCTAAATTGAGCATTTTTGATTGTGATGTAAATCTTTGTTTTTCATGTATTTTTGATGTGTTGTGAGATGAGGTTAACACTTATTGTGTATTTAGCTTTTATGAACTGATCTGAGTCAATTTTTTTCATATCCTGAAATAATATAATCAGCTCTGAAAGCAATTTACTAAGATGTACTGCCTAGCTGGATGAAAATTACAAAGCAGTGTCCTTAATAAAAAGTTTTTAATATTTATTAATTTAGGAGAATCCCTATGCCTGTTACTAATATGGCTGAACTAGATGCAATGGTTGCTCGCGTTAAGAAAGCGCAAGAAGAGTTCGCTACTTACTCTCAAGAGCAAGTAGACAAGATCTTTCGTGCCGCATCTCTTGCAGCTAACCATGCGCGTATTCCGCTAGCTCAACAAGCGGTTGCAGAATCTGGTATGGGTATTGTTGAAGATAAAGTGATCAAAAACCACTTTGCTTCAGAGTTTATCTACAACAAATACAAAGACGAAAAAACGTGTGGCATCCTAGAAGAGGATGACAACCTAGGTACTATGACTATCGCTGAACCAGTAGGTATCATCTGCGGTATCGTACCAACAACTAACCCAACTTCTACTGCGATCTTCAAATCTCTAATCTCTTTGAAGACTCGTAACGGTATTATCTTCTCGCCACACCCACGTGCGAAAAACTCGACTAACGATGCAGCGAAACTTGTTCTAGATGCAGCGGTAGCAGCAGGTGCACCAAAAGACATCATCGGTTGGATTGACCAGCCTTCTGTTGAGCTATCAAACGCTCTAATGAAACACGATGACATTGCGCTTATCCTTGCAACTGGTGGTCCTGGCATGGTTAAAGCTGCATACTCTTCTGGTAAGCCAGCAATCGGTGTAGGCGCAGGTAACGTTCCTGTTGTTATCGACGAAACTGCAGACATCAAACGTGCTGTTGCTTCTATTCTAATGTCTAAGACTTTCGATAATGGCGTGGTGTGTGCTTCTGAGCAGGCTGCGATCGTTGTTGACGAAGTATACGACGAAGTGAAAGAGCGTTTCGCAACACACAAAGCGCACGTTCTGTCTAAAGCTGATGCAGAAAAAGTACGTAAAGTACTACTTATCGACGGCGCACTGAACGCGAACATTGTTGGTCAACCAGCAGCGGCTATCGCAGAAATGGCGGGTGTTAAAGTGCCTGCAGATACGAAAGTACTGGTTGGTGAAGGTCTGGGTAAAGTGTCATACGACGACGCATTCGCTCATGAGAAACTGTCTCCAACTCTAGGCCTGTTCCGTGCAGACAACTTCGAAGATGCAGTTGCTCAAGCGGTGACTATGGTTGAGATTGGCGGTATCGGTCACACATCTGGCCTATACACGAATCAAGACGTAAACGCAGACCGCATCCGTTACTTCGGTGATAAGATGAAGACGGCTCGTATCCTAATCAACATCCCGACTACTCACGGTGGTATCGGTGACTTGTACAACTTCAACGTTGCACCTTCTCTAACGCTAGGTTGTGGTTCATGGGGTGGTAACTCTATCTCTGAGAACGTAGGCCCTAAACACCTAATCAACAAGAAAACCGTAGCGAAGCGAGCTGAAAACATGTTGTGGCACAAACTACCTAAGTCTATCTACTTCCGTCGTGGTAGCCTTCCAATCGCACTAAGCGACCTAGAAGGTAAGAAACGCGCATTCCTAGTTACTGACCGTTTCCTATTCAACAACGGCTACGCAGATGATGTTGTACAGCTATTGAAAGCGCAAGGCATGGAAGTTCAAACATTCTTTGATGTTGAAGCGGACCCAACGCTATCTGTTGTTGAGAAAGGCGCGGCTGCGATGAACAGCTTCCAGCCAGACGTAATCCTAGCGCTAGGTGGTGGTTCACCAATGGATGCAGCTAAGATCATGTGGGTAATGTACGAGCACCCAGAAACGCACTTCGAAGAACTGGCAATGCGCTTTATGGACATCCGTAAACGTATCTACAAGTTCCCTAAAATGGGTAAAAAAGCGGAGCTTGTATGTATCACTACCACTTCAGGTACAGGTTCAGAAGTGACGCCATTCGCGGTGGTTACAGACGACAAGACGGGTGCTAAATACCCACTAGCTGATTACGAGATTACGCCAAACATGGCTATCGTTGATGCGAACCTAGTAATGAACATGCCTAAGTCGCTAACAGCGTTCGGTGGTTACGATGCAGTGACTCACGCTCTAGAAGCTTACGTATCTGTTCTTGCGAACGAATACTCTGACGGTCAGGCTCTACAAGCGCTTAAGATGCTCAAAGAATACCTACCATCAAGCTACGCGAATGGCGCAAGCGACCCAATTGCTCGTGAAAAAGTACACAACGCGGCTACTATCGCTGGTATTGCATTTGCGAACGCATTCTTAGGTGTTTGTCACTCAATGGCTCACAAGATTGGTGCTGAGTTCCACTTGCCACACGGCCTTGCGAACGCTCTATTAATCTCAAACGTTGTACGTTACAACGCGAACGACAACCCAACTAAACAAACTGCGTTCTCTCAATACGACCGCCCACAAGCACGTCGTCGTTACGCTGAAGTTGCTGACCACCTAGGCCTAAGCCAAGGAGGTGACCGCACTGCTCAGAAGATTGAACGTCTACTAGCATGGTTGGATGAGCTAAAAGTAAACCTAGATATCCCAATGTCTATCCAAGCGGCAGGTGTTGCTGAGTCTGACTTCATCGCGAAACTGGACGAGCTAGCAGTAGAAGCGTTCGATGACCAATGTACTGGTGCGAACCCTCGCTACCCTCTAATCAGTGAGTTGAAAGACGTTCTGACTGCTTCTTACTACGGTAAAGCATTCGTTGAAGGTGAAACTTTCGAAGGCACAACAGTAATTAAGAAGAAAGCAGACCAAGAAGCAGCGAAATCTGCACCTAAAGCTAAAAAAGAAAAAGCGGGCGCATAAGTAAGGCGTAAGTTTTGAGATAGGTTTTCGCTAGCACGAAACCTACGAATCGGGAAAAGACCAAAGCCCTAGTCGCAAGACTGGGGCTTTTTATATCCATCAGACGCACGATCCATACCGATTACAGTCTGTTTTATTGCCGTTATTCTCAAGCCAGATGAATAGCTGACATCTACACTTTACCTCACCCTATCCGAAAAGAGAGGTAGCTATGAGTTATGTAGATGGTTTTGTCGCTGCTGTACCAGACAAGAATAAGGTTTTGTATGTGGAGCACACGCAGCGCGTTGCGGAAGTGTTTATTGAATATGGTGCTGTTCAATATGTCGAATGCTGGGGAGATGATGTCCCAGATGGAAAAGTGACCTCAATGAAGATGGCAGTCAAACTTGAAGAAGGGGAGACGGTTGTTTTTTCCTGGATAACCTGGCCGTCTAAAGAAATACGGGATCAGATGGTCCCCCAAGTGATGCAAGACCCACGAGTGGTTGCAGAGTTAGATATGATGCCATTTGACGGCTCGAGACTCATTTTTGGTGGATTTGAAGTCATCGTTAATCAGGGGGAGGGAGAATAGGACATCGTGGTCATTGAAAAGCAAAAACCCTCTGAATACTCAGAGGGTTTATCATAAAACCAATGCGACTATTTTTCGTCTTCAGGTAATTTAACATTCAGCTCTAGCACTGAAATATCATCATCTTTATGCTCAAACGTGAGATCAACCATGGAAGGATCAATGGCGACGTATTTACTGATGACTTGAAGAATATCTTCTTTTAGCTGTGGTAAATAAGTCGGTGAAGGATCCCCTTGACTACGACGTTCAGCAACAATAATTTGCAATCGTTCTTTGGCTAAATTCGCAGATGACTTTTTCTGCGGGCGGAAAAACTCTAGTAATGACATGCCGTTTTAGCCTCCAAATAGACGTTTAAAGATTCCTTTTTTCTGTTCAGTTAGGAAGCGGAAATCCACTTGCTCACCGAGCAGACGCTCTACAGTGTCGTTGTAAGCCATACCTGCGTCAGATTGTTCATCAAAACTTACAGGCACACCTTTGTTTGAAGCGTTTAGCACCGCTTGGCTTTCTGGGATAACACCCAATAACGAAATGTGTAGAATTTCTTCAACGTCTTGAACGCTTAGCATTTCACCTTGGGCGACACGTGCAGGGTTGTAACGTGTTAGCAGTAGGTGTTGTTTCACAGGTTCTAAGCCTTGCTCTGCGCGGAGAGATTTAGAATCTAAAATACCTAGAATACGATCTGAATCTCGGACTGACGATACTTCAGGGTTTGTGGTTACGATGGCTTCGTCGGCGAAGTACAGCGCCATGAGTGCGCCTTGTTCGATACCTGCTGGAGAATCACAGATAATGAAGTCAAAGCCCATTTCGTCCAGTTCATCCAAAATACGTTGCACGCCTTCTTTGTTAAGGGCGTCTTTGTCGCGAGTTTGCGATGCAGGCAGGATAAATAGGTTGTCTGTTCGCTTATCTTTGATTAACGCTTGGTTTAGCGTTGCTTCGCCGTTTATCACATTAACAAAATCGTAAACGACACGACGCTCACAGCCCATGATAAGGTCGAGATTACGTAAGCCAATATCAAAATCGATTACGGCTGTTTTTTTACCTTTCACCGCTAGACCTGAAGCGATCGCGGCACTTGAGGTGGTTTTACCAACACCACCTTTACCTGACGTTATAACAATAATGCGTGCCATTATTTGTTCCTTATAATTCTTAAATCGTTAACAGATCGAACTTGAGTGAATCATCGCTCAAACTAAACATGACTTTTTGTTGCCAAAATTCTTCAGAAAATTGTTCTGTAAGCCAGTAGTGCCCAGCAATGGACATCAGTTCGGCATTAAGCTTATTGCAGATGATTACCGCGTCTTGGTTGCCGCTTGCACCCGCGATAGCACGTCCTCGTAAAGTGCCGTGGATGTGAATTGAACCATCTGCAATGACCTCGGCCCCTTCGCTAACATGGTTAAGTACAACAAGGTCACAATCTTTTGCATAAACTTGTTGGCCTGAGCGAATAGGAGAATGAATTATCTTGGTCGGAGTCATTGTCGCAGGCGCTTGACTTGGAGATTTGCTTGCAGACATGATGGCGAACGAAGCTTCAGACGCCGAATTCTGTATTCGCTTATCTTTACAGCCTGTCACTCCAACTGGAATCATCCCTGCGTCAGCAATACCACTTTTAAGTGCTTTAAAGTCAATATCACCATCTACTTTAGAAATATTGATGACAACTGGCGCAGATGCAAAAAAAGTCGGCGCTTTTTTGACTTTCTCTTTGAGGAAATGCACAGTTTTTTCTATATCGTTGTCATTAAGGTGCAAAACCGACAATGTGAAGCTGCTGCCTTTTAGGTCTGGTGAATGCGACATCTTTTACTTAGAACCTCTTAAGGGCGTTGCCTGAGACTAGGGTTATCATGTTATATTCCCATACTAAGCACAGCAAGTAATCTTGCTCTCAATTGAGTGTTTTGCTCTCAAAAAAAGCGAAACACTGCGGTTTATTGACTATTAGCGAACAAAAGGGCTTCCATGCTTTGCGCAATTTATAAAAGTTCTAAAAAAGAGGGTGCTTACCTCTATATCCCGAAAAAGGACGATTTTTCACAAGTACCAGATGCATTAATGCAAATGTTTGGCAAACCGACCATGGTTATGGTGATTAAGCTAGATGGCCGTCAACTTGCGACTGTGGATATTGAAAAAGTGAAACAATCGCTAGAAAGTGAGGGATTTTTCCTTCAACTACCGCCTCCGCCAAAGAATCTTTTGGAAGAATATAAAGAGCAGAAAAAAGCTCGCCAACAGTCCGAAGAATAAGAATAACGGGCGTCATTTACTCAGTTGCTCAAGGAGGGCAATGTGAAAAAAATTTTGTCAGTCATACTAGGTGCATCCATCGCGGGTTCAGCGTTCGCCAATGAAGTGAGTTTTGAGCAGTACGTCGAAAAATTAAAGGCAGAAGCGAGAACAAAAGGCATTTCTGAGCAGGTAATTTCGGTGGCATTTGAAAATGTCACTTATAAACCGAGAGCCGTAAAAGCGGATCGTAATCAGCCAGAGAAGAAACTCACATTAGACGAGTACATTCCCAAAGCGGTACCGGCCTGGAAGGTAAAACAGGCGAAAGAGCTGTATCAGAAACACCATGCGGAATTGACGACGATTGGTGAAAAGTACGGTGTACAACCAAGATTCATTGTGGCGCTTTGGGGCGTAGAGAGTAATTTTGGTCGATTTACAGGGAATTACAGTGTGATTGACGCGTTGTCTACTATGGCTTACGAAGGTCGACGTGAAGAGTTCTTCCGTGGTGAAGCCATGGCTGCACTACAGATTTTGGATGAAGGGCATATACCACATTCTGAATTTAAAGGCTCATGGGCGGGCGCGATGGGGCAATGCCAGTTTATGCCGAGTTCTTTCTTGTCGTTTGCAGCCGATGGCAACGGCGATGGTAAGAAAGACATTTGGAACACCGAGGCTGATGTGTTTGCCTCGGCTGCCAACTATTTAAGTCAGTCAGGATGGCAGCATGACTATACCTGGGGCCGCCAGATCAAATTGCCTGAAGGGTTCGATACCAGTATTCAAGGGCGAAGTGAAGAAAAAGGGAAGTACCTGAAAGAGTGGAGTGAACTTGGTCTCACTCGATATGATGGTCGCCCGTTGCCTCATTTAGACAACGACATCAAAGCCTGGTTGATCGCACCTGATGATGCTCATGGTCGAGCTTATTTGGTTTACAACAACTATAACGTATTGATGAAGTGGAATCGTTCTTACTACTTTGCGCTGGCAGTCAGCCATTTGGCTGATAGAATCGCACTATAATTATTATCAAAGGGGCTCAGGTGAGCCCCTTCTTAATTTTGGAGTTATTGTGTTATCTGATCGCGCATCTCAGATGGTGGTATTCTCAGCGTTGCTAACCCACAAAAACTTTACGGCTGCGGCTCGAAGCTTAGGCGTTTCTGTCTCACACGTGAGTAAACAGCTGGCGCTGCTTGAAGAGTCTCTCGGGGTTAAGCTGGTGCAGAGAACGACCCGAAGCTTTACGCCGACAGAAGCTGGGGAGCAGTTTTATCACCACTGCCAGAAGATCACTCGCACGATAGAAGAGGCTCAGCGAGAAATTGAAAGTCAGCGTGATGAAGTGTCAGGCTTGATCAAAATTGGGATATCACAGTCTTTTGGTTCTTTACATATTTTGCCCGCTATTGATGAGTTCAGAGAGCAGTACCCAAACCTTCAAGTGGAAATGCACTTGTTCGATTACCGTGTAGATATGCTTCAAGAAGGTCTGGATCTCTGGATCACCAACAACGAAACCTTACCTGAAGGTTATGTTGCGCAGAGATTGGCTGACAGCAAGTTTGTGGTAGCGGCATCACCAGAATATTTGGTTAAACACGATACGCCGCATCATCCCAATGATTTGGTTGACCATAATTGTCTAATTTATAGAAGTTGGGAAAGAGATTACACCAGTTGGGCGTTTTCCAAGCCAGGTGAGCAGCTTAACGTAAAAATATCGGGTAATTACTCTGTGGATTTAGCGGAAGCGGTTAGGGATGCAGCCGTAGCAGGTTGGGGCATTGCTTATCTAGCTACGTACCTGATCCGAGATGAATTTAAAGAGGGTCAACTTATCCAACTATTACCGGATTGGCAGCCTAGCCAAGATATGCCGTTTTATGCCGTTTACCCTTCTCGCCGCTATTTACCGAAAAAAACCGCTGCGGTTATTGAGTTTATCAAACGGAAAATCGGCTCTCCATGCTACTGGGATAAGCGGCTAGCGCCATACCTACCGCGCTAATCAAGGTGGCAAAGGCATTGAGATAAACGTAAGTAATTATTTCCTTTCCTACAAACATATTTTCCAAATGGAAACAATAAGCTTTAGCAAACGTTTATATTGATAAAAAACAATAACTTAATATCAAGTTCATTTATTGAGCAATGCAAAGTACACTTTATTAACAACTGTGATTTGCATCTCAAAATTATCTGAATATTATCCGACGCAATTTTATTTACCCCTTTTGCGTCGGAAATCGTATGAACTCTCTATTGGGCATCGTAGTCATTTTTGCTTTGGCTTGGCTACTTTCTACAAACAGAAAAAATATAAAGATAAAAACGGTCGTTTTTGCTTTTGGTCTGCAAGTCGCTTTCGCTCTACTGGTTCTATATGTGCCAGTGGGCCGAGATGTTCTGCACGCGGTAAGTGGGGTTGTGTCGAACTTAATCGACTATGGGCAAGAAGGTATTGGATTCCTGTTTGGTGATTTAGCGACGGGTGGATTTACCTTTGCCATCAATGTACTTGGCATCATTATCTTTTTCTCCGCATTGATTTCAGGCCTTTATCATATTGGTCTTATGCCGCGCGTGATTAATTTCATCGGCGGTGGTATTCAAAAACTGCTAGGCATTGGCCGCGCGGAATCGTTGTCGGCAACCGCAAATATCTTTGTTGGTACGATCGAAGCGCCGTTAATGGTAAAACCATACTTAAAGCACATGAGCGATTCTCAGTTCTTCGCAGTGATGACGGGCGGTTTGGCGTCGGTTGCTGGTGGAACGTTGGTCGGTTATGCGTCATTGGGTGTGGATCTTAACTACTTGATCGCAGCGGCATTTATGTCTGCACCGGCAGGTCTTTTGATGGCAAAAATCCTAATGCCAGAAGCTGATGTAAAAGCCCCAGATATCAATATCAATGATGTTGAAATTCCACGTGCAACCAACGTCGTTGAAGCGTTGGCAGACGGTGCAATGGCTGGTGTACGTATCGCTGTTTCTGTTGGTGGTACGCTTTTGGCGTTTATCAGTATTATTGCTTTGTTGAATGGCATGCTCGGTTGGTTTGGTGATCAGATTGGAACAGAGATGAGTTTTGAGCTGATCCTAGGTTACTTGTTTGCCCCCGTCGCTTGGTTGTTGGGTATTCCTTGGAGTGAAGCTGTGACTGCAGGCTCTCTAATAGGTAACAAAATTGTGGTGAACGAATTCGTCGCATTCATTCAACTGGAAGCAGTGAAAACCGAGCTGAGCGAGCATTCTCAAGCGATCGTGACTTTTGCACTCTGTGGTTTCGCAAACATATCCAGCATGGCAATGCTTATCGGTGGCTTAGGCTCCTTGGTGCCAGAAAAGCGTGCTTTTGTTTCTAAGCATGGCTTTAGAGCGATCACCGCTGGTGTTATGGCCAACTTGATGAGCGCATCCATTGCGGGCGTCATTATGAGTCTGTAACCGCGAGTTACTCAAAGTGAACATTTGGGTTTAAATAAAAACGGGTAGCGCAATGGCTACCCGTTTTTGTATTTAACTCATTAAGTTACTTTTTGGTATGGAACTGCTCACAAGCTAGCATCGTATTTTCGATTAGGCTTGCTACTGTCATTGGGCCCACACCACCAGGAACTGGAGTAATGAAGCTTGCGCGATCACGAGCCTTAGAGTATTCAACATCACCGACTAACTTCCCTGAGTCTAAGCGGTTGATACCCACATCGACAACCACAGCACCTTCTTTAACCCAGTCACCAGGTACAAAGTTTGGTTTGCCCACTGCGACAACTACGATGTCCGCTTGGCGAACGTGACGCTCCAAATCTTTAGTAAAACGGTGACAAGTTGTTGTTGTACAGCCAGCTAGCAGTAATTCTAGTGTCATTGGGCGGCCAACAATATTAGAAGCACCCACGACAACAGCGTGTTTACCGCGCAGCTCAATGTTGTAGCGATCGAGTAGGGTAATGATACCTTTAGGTGTGCATGAGCGGAGTTTTGGAATACGCTGAGCAAGGCGCCCCACGTTGTATGGGTGGAATCCATCAACGTCTTTCTCTGGGTGAATGCGTTCTAAAACATGAGTCGAGTCAATGCCTGCTGGAAGAGGGAGCTGGACGAGTATGCCATCAATCTCATTATCACTATTTAGCTCATCAATCAGAGCAAGTAACTCTTCTTCTGTTGTGCTTGCTGGTAGATCAAAAGATTTAGAAACAAATCCTACTTCTTCACATGCACGGCGCTTGCTGCCAACATAAACTTGAGAAGCTGGGTCTTCACCAACTAATACTACCGCAAGACCTGGCGCACGTAGACCAGCTTCTACTCGAGCTTTTACTCGCGCAGCAACTTCTGATCGAACAGTTTGAGAAATAAGTGTTCCATCGATATTTTGAGCAGTCATGACTTTCCTTTAATAAGAATGGCGAATAATTTGCAGCGCATTGTCGCAAATTATTTGACGAACATCTATAAGCAAACGTTTGCTTTGTGGTGTTTTTAATCAAAATATAATCTAGTGTCCTTTTTTTAGTCATTCAGATCATTATGTTATGAAAACCCCTTGTGTTACGAGTGTGAACTCGTATAATCCCTTCCTGTAGCGCGCCCTTAGCTCAGCTGGATAGAGCACGTCCCTTCTAAGGATGTGGTCATTGGTTCGAATCCAATAGGGCGTGCCATTTATTCTAAAGCCCTGATAACTCAATGAGTTGTCAGGGCTTTTTCGTTTTTTAGGGTTATGAATGCAAAAAAGCCAGTCAGGGAATTGACTGGCTTCTTCGTTTTAATGTCTCTAGTACAAACTTAAATGTTTGAAAGCGGTGCTGGGCGTCGGGACGGGTGCTTGAAGAAAATTGCCAACGCTGCAGCAATGGCTAGAGCAAAGCAGTAGTAAGAGTTGGCAACAACTTCAACGGGGGAAATCTCGAATACGGACCCCAAAAGCAGCACTTGCGCACCATAAGGCAGTATGCCTTGCATGACGCACGAGAAAATATCCAACAAGCTAGCAGAGCGGCGTGGAGTCACGTTATGCTCTTCCGCCAATTCGCGTGCAACACTGCCAGAAACGATAATCGCAACCGTATTGTTTGCTGTACACGTGTTTACCATGGCGACAAGACTAGCGATACCAAGTTCACTTGCACGGCTGTTCGCTTTCGAAGAGTGGCTCGAACCAAACGCTTTGATCGTTTTGCTGATAAAGTTAGTCAAGAAGGCTAAACCACCTTGACGGCGCATCAGTTCACTCAAACCGCCAATCAACATAGACAGTAAGAAGATCTCTTGCATGTTGCCAAAGCCTGCGTAAATGTCTTTCCCCAAATCTGTCAGTGTATAGCTATCAATCGAGGTTAAGCTTACGCTTCCCGCTAGAAAAATTCCTACCGAAAGCACAACAAAGACGTTCAAACCCGAGATAGCTAAAATAAGAATCGTGATATAAGGAAGAACTTTGAGCCATTCTACCGGGCCTGTTTCTGGCACTTGTGTTGCGGAGCTGTTGAATGCGAATAGTACGAGCGCGAAGAAAGCGGCAGGAAGTGCGATACGAACATTTTCGCGGAACTTATCTTTCATTTCACAGCCTTGAGAGCGCGTTGCCGCGATGGTGGTATCGGAGATGATCGAAAGGTTATCACCGAACATAGCGCCGCTTAGCACCACCCCAGCAGTTAGGGGAAGGCTCATGCCGGCTGACTGCGCAATACCCAGTGCCACGGGAGCAACGGCGGCGATAGTGCCCATCGATGTTCCCATTGCTGTCGCAATAAAGGCTGAAATTAGAAAGATACCCGGCAGAATCAGGCTGGTCGGAATCGCTGACAGTCCAAGGTTAACGGTCGCATCCACACCACCAGACGCTTTCGCTACCGCAGCAAATGCACCTGCAAGCAGGTAAATCATACACATCGCGATGATATCTTGATGTCCAACACCACGCATGAATTGTTCGATTGAACGGTTGAGCGAATCTTTGCTTAGCAAAATCGCTACGATGATAGCGGGTAGTGCAGCGATAGGCGCTGGCAGCTGATAGAAAGCGAACTCAACACCTTGAAAAGACAGATAAGTGCCCACGCCAATAAACAGCGAGAGAAAAATCACTAATGGAAGAAGTGCAATTGCAGATGGGCTAGCTGCTTTGGTTGATTCTGGGGAATAGGACATTTAAACGATAAAGTTGACAATAACGGGGGAGAGAAGATTAATGGCACGAAGATGATATGTCAATGTAGACGTCCAAACGTCTGGGTGTTTTTACTGTTGAGTGCCCGTAGAGTTAAATATGTCTCTCTTTTTGACAGCATCGGTTGTTGAGCTAAAAGTAGACAAGCGAGTAATACATAAGCGTGATAGACACAATACAACGGAACAGTGTTATCGCGTTGGCGAGCCACTGTTGTTTGCCGTCTTTCATCTGTT is a genomic window of Vibrio japonicus containing:
- a CDS encoding lytic murein transglycosylase, producing the protein MKKILSVILGASIAGSAFANEVSFEQYVEKLKAEARTKGISEQVISVAFENVTYKPRAVKADRNQPEKKLTLDEYIPKAVPAWKVKQAKELYQKHHAELTTIGEKYGVQPRFIVALWGVESNFGRFTGNYSVIDALSTMAYEGRREEFFRGEAMAALQILDEGHIPHSEFKGSWAGAMGQCQFMPSSFLSFAADGNGDGKKDIWNTEADVFASAANYLSQSGWQHDYTWGRQIKLPEGFDTSIQGRSEEKGKYLKEWSELGLTRYDGRPLPHLDNDIKAWLIAPDDAHGRAYLVYNNYNVLMKWNRSYYFALAVSHLADRIAL
- a CDS encoding LysR family transcriptional regulator, giving the protein MLSDRASQMVVFSALLTHKNFTAAARSLGVSVSHVSKQLALLEESLGVKLVQRTTRSFTPTEAGEQFYHHCQKITRTIEEAQREIESQRDEVSGLIKIGISQSFGSLHILPAIDEFREQYPNLQVEMHLFDYRVDMLQEGLDLWITNNETLPEGYVAQRLADSKFVVAASPEYLVKHDTPHHPNDLVDHNCLIYRSWERDYTSWAFSKPGEQLNVKISGNYSVDLAEAVRDAAVAGWGIAYLATYLIRDEFKEGQLIQLLPDWQPSQDMPFYAVYPSRRYLPKKTAAVIEFIKRKIGSPCYWDKRLAPYLPR
- a CDS encoding NupC/NupG family nucleoside CNT transporter, whose amino-acid sequence is MNSLLGIVVIFALAWLLSTNRKNIKIKTVVFAFGLQVAFALLVLYVPVGRDVLHAVSGVVSNLIDYGQEGIGFLFGDLATGGFTFAINVLGIIIFFSALISGLYHIGLMPRVINFIGGGIQKLLGIGRAESLSATANIFVGTIEAPLMVKPYLKHMSDSQFFAVMTGGLASVAGGTLVGYASLGVDLNYLIAAAFMSAPAGLLMAKILMPEADVKAPDININDVEIPRATNVVEALADGAMAGVRIAVSVGGTLLAFISIIALLNGMLGWFGDQIGTEMSFELILGYLFAPVAWLLGIPWSEAVTAGSLIGNKIVVNEFVAFIQLEAVKTELSEHSQAIVTFALCGFANISSMAMLIGGLGSLVPEKRAFVSKHGFRAITAGVMANLMSASIAGVIMSL
- the folD gene encoding bifunctional methylenetetrahydrofolate dehydrogenase/methenyltetrahydrofolate cyclohydrolase FolD, whose amino-acid sequence is MTAQNIDGTLISQTVRSEVAARVKARVEAGLRAPGLAVVLVGEDPASQVYVGSKRRACEEVGFVSKSFDLPASTTEEELLALIDELNSDNEIDGILVQLPLPAGIDSTHVLERIHPEKDVDGFHPYNVGRLAQRIPKLRSCTPKGIITLLDRYNIELRGKHAVVVGASNIVGRPMTLELLLAGCTTTTCHRFTKDLERHVRQADIVVVAVGKPNFVPGDWVKEGAVVVDVGINRLDSGKLVGDVEYSKARDRASFITPVPGGVGPMTVASLIENTMLACEQFHTKK
- a CDS encoding Na+/H+ antiporter NhaC family protein codes for the protein MSYSPESTKAASPSAIALLPLVIFLSLFIGVGTYLSFQGVEFAFYQLPAPIAALPAIIVAILLSKDSLNRSIEQFMRGVGHQDIIAMCMIYLLAGAFAAVAKASGGVDATVNLGLSAIPTSLILPGIFLISAFIATAMGTSMGTIAAVAPVALGIAQSAGMSLPLTAGVVLSGAMFGDNLSIISDTTIAATRSQGCEMKDKFRENVRIALPAAFFALVLFAFNSSATQVPETGPVEWLKVLPYITILILAISGLNVFVVLSVGIFLAGSVSLTSIDSYTLTDLGKDIYAGFGNMQEIFLLSMLIGGLSELMRRQGGLAFLTNFISKTIKAFGSSHSSKANSRASELGIASLVAMVNTCTANNTVAIIVSGSVARELAEEHNVTPRRSASLLDIFSCVMQGILPYGAQVLLLGSVFEISPVEVVANSYYCFALAIAAALAIFFKHPSRRPAPLSNI